The genomic interval attgccgaaattttaacaccagatgtggtctggtaaaatagatattTGTGGGTACAAAATGCTcgcttttattattgttttgaatatctattcatacgactcatgaacactaacatggtgttcgtgtgtcgtatgaatagatatattcgcggtaaatgaaaatggaattaattgtggccacaaataaataaaaacgagcattttgtatcctcAAAAATcaatgtaatcataccacatctagcgttgaaattttggctattgctataaggaacactgattaataaggtgtttactttatttttcgaaattcTTAACGAAacgttcgttgattttgagcgttgtAGAGACTTTAAGGATTATAGTGATTATATTATAAACCGTCATATAACGTTTTTCATAGATGATTGTCGTTGCTCACCTATACCATTAGTTTAATTCCATAGTATTGCAATATGTTATGTTtgaacatttaagtgtaaatctATTGTGCTATATGCACTATCGAATTTAAACGttgaaatatgttttgtattaacTCGAATGAAAGCTgcttaaaatgtgaaaaatatatCTTATACGCGAGTATTCAGTGCATGTTTAAACTTTGGACTATTTATTCAGCTCGACTTAGTTTACCCACTATTTATCAAAccaaatatatatgaaaacattCATGGTGAATGGACTCAATTACAGGTTTATATGTTAATGCAAGAGTattcattaaacaaaatacaaaatgagTTATAGCTGCGAAGATGCTTAAGAAATAACTATGTTAGTGGATACGCGCTTCGCTTATGCAattactttatttacaaaatacgtgtttttcttcaaaaaaacaaatgaaaattgaTGTTGATATTCAATCATACACATGCTTTCCGTCATTGAACATACTGTATcctgttttaataaatatgtgtagggggatatttgtttcattttaatctttcGAGTAAGCGTTTTCACCCGAACTACAGATGGCGTTTAAGAATTGTTAATTCGcatcatttttttttcagaaaacaattgtacaatatgttttatgataATGACATTTTCATTAATACTTGTAATACTTATAATACTTAATATTTATAGATAAAACAAGTATACGATTAAAATAAAGTAGAATTAGCAATTTTATTTTCGTCTCTTATATATCTACGGCAAGGTAACTGATGTAACGATCCGtcccttatatatatatacaacaacagCTAGCTCACCGGACGAATCGTACAGAATGGttatgatgataataaaatatgaataattaacactTTGGACTAGATTCTTTGCCCCTAGGTCCATctaaagtatgttttatttgcaaGAAAAATCTCTATTTCGTCCGAATTCTATGTCagttataacttatataatgGATTTACGACAATGGTTTACGACAATCAATTTCCGGATTTGGGGTTACAAGCCACCAAGAAAACAGTTAAGTGACTGGCAGCGTTTTCGCTACATTACCCACGCCTCCGGGAACATGCGTCCCGCATGTATTTAAACACACTGGTTTTTGACTTTCCTAGCCATTTACGCCTTGAGCCTGTCCTCGTAGAGAGACCGACAGATACAATCCCTTCTGCTCTTCTGTCCAATCATTTATTTTGGCACAAGCCTCGAAATGTGCCCTGTAATCATGCCATGAACCACTTCCATCATATGTGGCTGGTTTTATGGAATTGTAGCTTCGCTTTCTTTCAATTAGGAAGTCTTTTTCGGGCATATCTATCGGTTTGTTTTTATGCCGTCGGTGTGTGACAAATCTGTCCTGCCCCATAGCCGCCCCAACTGGTGTCTCGTTATGGTTGCCAGTTTCTATGATCCTTGAAACATCTTGCCGTCCATGTGGAATGCCTGTGTTACGAACAGGAGATGATGTAAACAAGTTATTATACTGCGCCCTGGTACGATTTATTTCTTCCTCTAGTACCGCAAGCTTCTTTTCCAATTCCAACTGCGTACGTTCTTCCTTGATCGCAACCGATTTACCCAATCGTTCCGCAACCGATTCCCGCATCAACTCCTGTTTTTCTTGGCCTTGACtatacctgacctttgtaagtgtccaataaaatacaaataaaatttcccgcggctagacacgaattaatacacttcatttattccattggctgatttgagcatatcaccagaacattggaaacatgaccgcgtctttttaacaatgttttactgcgTACTCAGCATGAaataattttatctctaatgaagaGGATTgctagatagaacagttttaaactcaactctcgacatcaatacagtttgtgcgttcaccttttattttcagaggattaccagcaccagagcgtttgtacttaaaggctatgttctcatatttagtaattacttccatattcctgtgtGTGTACTAGATTATtttagttcataaaagtatcgtttttccctatcctgatattcgtttttgccaaaccattttaaattgttttcgaaattgaacatttaacatgtaaaagtataaagttttaaacaagccgtcgtttcagcagtggaagcgtggcctcactttaatgcattgcattccaacccgcaaggtatcagggtcagttcgcggccagtaaaataatcgttatataatatagacgctatcgcgtgaactaggtgatcTGGAAttttttttagaccagaaatatgttaaatgaagatattcagcgatataattatggtatgtcaataattgattcttaatgtgttttcaacaattccatgattaatataatttttgataaatttaacaagaattattcccccatattgactaatgtattaagcatgagcgcgatgattctcgatactgttaataatcgactcaaatagcaatgcccgacaaaccactaaaacaagaacgcgcgtataaatatttaaaatatgtacggatacttcgcgtgtggccggttaactcatatgttttaatttcacttccattcttctttttgttttctgtttctgtttatgaccagcaatatgtaataatgtaaaataagccgcgaaagctccgcgtaacatcccgtactgcgtgtgatgcagctaagaactgctcagaaaaagacattcgctatctttgatctcattcattgaactctttacctttcaccaactccaaccacaatcaacgccgtataccctttttatataaatatttcttgtttatctAGTTCTTATAAAGTGATATGAAATGgctatgtcaagaaaaatatttagtaaatgtGCTATATATCGAGAATGAAAATCTTCATGAACTTCCagtgttaaataaatatggtaTACAACCTTAGAAATCATACAATCATACAATATTTCACATGTAAATGCGCATCTATAATTACTATTATACATTGTAATGTATATAtcttataattaaaatgttttgcgTAAGCAAAACTGACATTCGAAAATATatgaacaaatgtttttttagttatttttgttaaatatttctgtgaaaattgttataaaatatgttttacggGACAGTTCAGTACTGGAAAATTATTGGGTTGACTGCAATATAGTCCAGTTctgtaaataaagtaaataaaacggTTTTACGGGTGAAAATCTGGTGGCTGGTTTTCATGACAAGTCCCGTACAATTAAACACGTGTCCTAAATAATGAATTATAACGATCAGCCTGTCAATGTTACGGGGCTAGTCAAGAGAGCCAGCTTCTAGTCTCGTATGTTATGTGTACAGTGCATGTTGTATTAACGAAACGAGTTGAATACAGTTTGCAGGATACGGAACATGAGAAACAGACAAATAATTTAAGCATACAATTGcactttgtatttttattgtattaaatagCATATGTCAATAAAATtggtaattgttgttttttttaaatatttatagtgACAAAATCAAAAATGCACACATATACGACGACTTGTCGCATACATGTCAACTAAAAAATCACTAAACCAATAGCAACATGAAGAAATTTGGTTTCATTAAATGCATGTATATTGTACGCAACATTAACAACACAACATATTAAAAGAAGCACACAAACATACTCgaaaaaaactgataaaaactgCAACAGTGCACACACACATTGAAATATTAGAACGAAGGCACATAGCTTCTTACATTCGGAAAGCAACGAATGAAGCTTAAACGGAAAATTTCAAATGGTGATAAAAAGCTAAAACTATATCGAAACTATTGTCAATAATGTAGCTTCAAACTTTGTCTCAACTGTTTCAATTCATCCGTTCTCAAGGATACATGCTCGTTGGAGTCAAAAGGCTAAATATACGTTTTGTTTTTGCTTACACCACGGGCTCTATACAGAACAAACTATCACAAGCTATCTGACGAATGGTTTAGAATTCAGCATTTTATGTACTTTCTTGTACACGTTTGACCACCTCCGGTCAGGGTCTGAAAAGAAATCGAAAACACTCAAAACGTGttcatttaatatgtatataaatacacaaCTTCAAAAGAGAATCTGTAATAAAACCTCAAAAACAACAGGTAtccatgtttatatattttttaattttacttaaGATTCATTAACAGAATAATTTATTATGCATAACTACGATATTGGAGTAAAACGTGTTAAGTGTTGGTGAAGCTATGCAGGTGgttgattatatttgtttgaagcataaatatttacttgagaaaaaacaacaatttaatcaTTCCTGTTTTTAATTCATTCACCTGTATATCATTTGTATTACTTTAAGTTGTGGATGGCTTATTATTGTTATTGCAAGAAtgatcttcaaaagtgaaaacgTGCAAATGAATTATTAATAAAAGCGGTCTACTGTTAACTTTAAGAAGATTCATTATTGCGAATAATTGGGAATGTGAAgtaattcatattaaatatatggtAGCCTGTTCATTTTTAAGTCGATATGTTAACCGACATGACTAAACTAATATAAGTGAATGAAAATTTCTTGATATAATTGTGACTACATACATTTAAGACGGATTTTGTTTCAACTTAAGACGCATTCACATTAAGCTTTTTACAGTCGTTTAAAAATGGGGTTTACAACAGAACAACCATGGACAGGTCACCTACAATTGTCAGTGTGTTCACGTCCCCGTGTCGAACGTGCGTACACTGAAACCCGTCTCCTGTTTGCGTCTCCACAAGCTTGTCTCCATCCACCGAAAACACCACCTGAGGAAGATAAAACAGTATTGCGTATATAGCATTTTCgcattttttaattattgctgaatgaaagtgacattttttgaaaatatttgacaatttgtggaaaaaaaaacgtggactaatttaaagaatttcatATAAACTAAGCAAGAAATGTATATTAATGGATAATTTAACTTATAGTACACTGAAGAAAacactgttttatttataaatcgGCTGCTTGTCTATCTCTGTGTAATAAAGTCATAGAATTGATTTTAATTCAACGCAATATATGCGATTTGTCATCTAACCACGCTTTATACACACGATCAAAGTTGGTTGTCGTGCAGTAATTTTCTATTGCCGattttaaataactattttatcACTACACGTTTAATTTGTGCTGCATAAGTTCAAGTTTTTTCACCCGTGTCTGCATATGACAATAAGCATGAGAAGCGAAACGCGTGGCTCATATATACATTCAACAAATAAACCTTACCTTTATCTTTCTCCCGTCTAGCGTCATCGTATCAAGCCCCTCCCCTAATTTAAACGTTAACGTTTTTTCACCGGCCACTGTCGTTGTCTTGATGGACCAAGTTCCGGCGTTGTCGGATATTTCCTGGGTCATGTTCGAGCCGTCGGACAGAAATTTGTGAGCCTCGGCTCGCTTCTCATCTGCAACTcctaaattttatataaaataactttAAAGATTTCCTGGATTATAAGAGGATATATTAAGCAATTAACAATTTCTAGCCTAAGCCAAAATAAGGTTAAAAGAATCCAGTAAACAGCGTGTATTACCTACTTGATATGAATCCTATTTAAACATCAAGTAATGTGAAGATAAcaataattaagaaaaatatttgataattttgtttttattaaagctttttgcaaaacattatatatatagaCGAAAAACAAAATGTTCGTATATGTTTCGATTGTGCGTGTTAAATGTATTTTACGTTTTTTCTATAACCATTTAGTAGATCCACGTTTTGACAAATAACCATAATATTTTTAAGATATATCAATTATCCACCTACATACTATTTACctgtatattttattgaaatttgaATAGTTTCGGAAGAtctattgtctttaaataaattccatcgtgttttattttacataaagGGGCTAGAAGAAGGCATTATAAGTTGAAATCGAAAAGAGCATTTCACAATAGTAAAAGATGAAACACTGTAAATCAGCATTAAATTAATGGCTGTATAATCACAATTAATTATCGAAAAATCCAAGGATGTGAATGCTAAGTTGATGGAAAGCAGAATGCTTAATTTAACTAGAAGAAAAACATAAGAGGAAAAAGTGAAAATTGATAAGACCCTTGGCATTCAGCCTATTAATCCTAAAGAAATTTCGTGTGATGTCTGTCATCGAGTTTACAAAAACGTAAATGGTTACCAATCAGTTTCCTGCGAAAGCAATAGGAAACACTTCAAGTATTGTTCATAGAAAATTAACAGATTGTCGAACATGATGTTGTCTTGACACAACGGTTCCGTACAGTTgattaaattgattaaatttttGTTTGAAATCAAATAAACGTTTGAAGATAACACAGAAAATAGTCATATTACAAAACACATGTATGAGACTTATTAATATGGTAAAAAGTGACACTGATCATAAAATACCATGTGCAAGAGAGACTTGGGGTTCAACTTAATTCTACACACTTTTTTAGAGCATGTGGTTTGAATATAATTTATGGGAAATCAACACAGTTTACCCCAAACAGCTACACTAGAAGTTTGCTGGTGTATCACTTATGTACATGTAGTTTAATTCAAAATGCTTCAGTTATGTTATACATGTTTGTCCAGAGCCATCCAAAATAATTGAAACGACTAAGAACTATAAATAACAGCATGTGTTGTACTGAGCTTTACTCTACTAAAGATAGACGATGGATGATTACATGCTTTAAAAGCTTATTCGTCTAGGGGGCGTCGTGAGTATTTGGCttccttaaaaaaaaagttccagtaaaatacacatttgtacgaaatttattaataattatgaataaatcaTTATGTTTAATGCCTTgtcataatcaataaaaaaactgtATAATTTCGATGTGTAAACAATCATTTTCTCAAGCACtgtttgtgataaacaaatacattcaaaatagCCTTCGATTATTTCCAATTGAACACTGTGAAGCGTTAAATATCTTGTCATTCTGACACCATGAATGTTTAATTATCAAGAAGAAAATTATCGAAAATCCATTTAAAAAGCTGAAAAATTATTAGACatgtgttgtgtttttattttgtatacgaTTGTTTTCGTATTCTAAACAACAAAAAAGGCGGTCTTATTTAGCAATgtgaaaagttttattttattcgCCGTTCTTATCAAAAGTGAATGAGCGCGGATGAGTTGTATACGTATTTAGTATTTACGAAATTATCTATAAAATCTTATATTTTAATTTCCAGACTTTTCATTAccataaatgtattattatatctcCGAAATTTCCCTGGATATTTATGATTATAgcgtttttctttatttttattaaaagttaTTTTAGTGGTATGTTTTGCTTAATAATATACCGACGTTGTccgtaaaaaagcattttattagGGTTGTTTATGAATCGTGTTTGCGCATGCTTTAATAACGTCTTTTAATGCGTCCTGCAATTTTGATAAACGTCCAAGTATTTCGAATCATATGTGATATTTGACTTGACACAAGTCGGTGTATCTGATAAGAAACATTATACACGAT from Dreissena polymorpha isolate Duluth1 chromosome 1, UMN_Dpol_1.0, whole genome shotgun sequence carries:
- the LOC127866752 gene encoding fatty acid-binding protein, heart-like gives rise to the protein MASAIGKWKIFQSENFDEYMKAIGVADEKRAEAHKFLSDGSNMTQEISDNAGTWSIKTTTVAGEKTLTFKLGEGLDTMTLDGRKIKVVFSVDGDKLVETQTGDGFQCTHVRHGDVNTLTITLTGGGQTCTRKYIKC